tttcttgggcgagcggtgttgaatctgcttgatgcataaatgtctccagacccgcaaggtattctttcgtcactctcccgttagcatctctatgcatatacatccacttccgcaactcgtaaatattcccggagccagccatttttttttctttcacgttttttgttgttggtgtgtttaaaatgatgtttaaacatccatatttataggaaaattcgaatctggtagttgtaattttgctatgaatttacgacgaaaattaattaggtgggcaaaaaaaacgtgtaacatctataaagttggtggattcaaaaatttcctcgctaaatacacgtaaactattccctcgtaaataccacgcaaagtttacgtcgtatttacgaggaaatagtttttcctcgtaaaatactcgtaaagttacatccactttacgacgaaacagttttgtcgttacgttacgaggaaataacgatgactttagtttttcacgtaaattcgtcgtaaactcgacgcaaatttacgaggattgtttttcctcgttaattttcgtcgttaagcatgtgttttcttgtagtgtaactGCTAATTTTAGGCTTGGTGATTTTGCACATGTTTTTTATCTgtccataatttttaaaatccacCACAGAAAAACTAGCTGTTGACCATATATTAAAAGCAGCTCAGATTGATTACTGATTGACTACTATTTGAGAAAACGCTAAATCCACAACCATCCATGGTTAATTCCGTAACTATGCATGCCCGTCCTTTGCATAAAGCTCATGAACATATGCTTTAGGCCACAATCAAATAAATAGCTTCAGAGGCTACACTttagggattttttttttttttttttggaaaaacttTAGGGATGTTTTAGTGTAATAGTTTCAGATTGTTTGCTAATACTCGTCACATACGAGAGTTCAACTCCTATTATGcacttttttaaaaacatatgtaTCCTTTCACTATTTTTTCTGTCAgttttcatataatatattgCTTACTTAACAATATGATTCTTTtgttgacaaataaaaaaacaatacgACTCTCTTAGATTATTTTCATTCCTTAATAATTTTCTgtatcatatgttttatttattttaaattaaattcttaatcttgttttattatacTACTGCTTAAATTTTTAAAGCTATATATTACTAGTTTTACTGCCATAATTATAAGTTTCCtactaaattaaaataaatgtattattatCTTGCTAAGTATTGATTCAtcattgaaaaacatattttaaatattattataatatatagctCTAATACTattcaattacaaaaaaaattattctaatatataattacttgatagtaaaaaatatgaGGCCACACTAAGTTAATGTGCTTTAAGCCACCAAATTAGTAGGGACGGCACTGTAACTATGTATATCTTTATCATGATTATTGCGCCACAAATTATTGGTAACAGATAGCAGTATCGGAATACTAGGTCTACTCCATGTTTGTTAAagtaataattttcttttgaggGGTGACGCCAAGGTATTGGTTGAAATGGAATTCAATAAGCAGGGCAATATCTTTTTGGTTAAAGTTGACTATACTTGGATCCCTTCTACGTGCTAGAGGTGTGGATGTTTAGGCAATAAAGAGAAAAGGTGCCTTCAGCCCCTTAAGACCCCAGAGAATTCAATCTTGGTGTCAAATTCAGTGGCTATTAGTGATGATGTACCTATTGTGGATATTGACATCATTATCCAGCATAATGAGAATTCTGCCTCATCTACTTCAacattccaacaaaaagaactCAGTGACCAAGAAAGACTTCCTAGTGCTAACTTGGCCTATGAGGCTCCTACGATTCAGAACCAGTTCGTGAATTGGATGGTCTTCTTGTCACTTCTCAACAGAAAAAATTCACCAATGTTAAAACTGCTCCAAGCTCGGCTACGGGTTTGATTTCTGATCACTAACCACTAGTGGTTGCCTCAGATACTTCTACGGAAGGCCAAGTTACACCTGCTGCAAGGTTTAATGCTATCTCTTCCTTGCAGATTCAACAGGATAACCCCACAGCCAATCTTATTCACTTCTACATCCCTATTAGCAGATTTTCAGTCTGCTCCCACTACAAGACCTTTTCTGGAAACTTCTCCATCAAACAATATCAACAAGGAGGTCCAAACACATTTTGTTGATCCCTTAACCACAATATCTAACACTAATGTATTCTAGAGTCCTTATTGTTTCTCTGTGCTAGGTGATGTGGATGAAGCCGAGATCGAACCATTGAGTTCTTTCGGCTTGAAAAGAGGTGGGAGGGAGACAAAAACTCCTATCAAATACCAAGATATGGAATGGAAGACGGTGCAAGAGAGAGGAAAGCATGGCCATCGTGGTCGTCGCTCTAAATGCTAGCTACTATTGTTCATCTCATTGTTGGTTTTCCTAATTTTTACCTAAGTAGTTTCATAGGTATAAGATGTTATCTATCATGAAGTGTTCTATTACTTGAGTAACAAGCGAGAGAGATGAAAGAGTTTGTTATGATCAAAATGTAATCTCTTATTTCCGTTAAAATGACAGTTACAATGTACTAGCCTTTATATAGACTTTGATTACCCGGAATGAGATAACCAATACAATACATTGAACCATACTAAACCATTACTCTAATACGTTCATTACTCTAATATGTCCATGCAAACATTATCTCACTATAGGGTTTTACCACCCTATCTTGtaaagtttatgttatttaaatttgaaagctttttgtcaaaaaaaaaaaagattttgtgaGAACCTAATTTTAGACAGTTAACTGCTCTAAGTACATATGTATAGATATAAGTAACGAACAGTTATTCGATGTCAGccaaaaaaggagaaaaacaaTGCATAGTTATTCTACTTCTAGGCTGCATCATATTTCAGTTTCATATAAACCATCGGGATATTAATGTATGCAGGGTCGTCGACAATATCTTTCCCAACAAGTTCGGTTTAAAACAAACTTATAATTATGAATAGTAAACTTTCGAATTTGAACTTTGAAATCTTGTGTTTCCTTTTATCAATGACTTGggaaaaacatattaaaagatgATATCCCTTGCTCTCTTTTCTATTCTTGATGGATCAATGCCGATCCGTGATATGATTGCCTGCAAATATTCATTTAGACAATAAAAATCGTATATAGTCAATTATGTCGTGACACATGCATGTGCGTGCATATGTGTGTGGATGTGTTCATACGTATACCTGGGCGATGATTGTATAAGCGGTCCTATCATTCAAGTTCTGGAGATTAGCACTCATAACTtgagctccttcttcttcaaaaACTCCCAAGAGCTCGTGTAACGTTAATCTTTTCATGTTAACACTGATAATCAGGTTCATCTCTATGATCGAACCCCGTGAATGGATACTGAGTTTTGGCAAAAGAGACGACGACGATCGTTCTGAGCGACACCCGACTTCTCCTTCTAgcaatgtttttttcttctcctttaAATACGTTACTTTCTCTTTCAACTGGATCATGTACGATGTCGCTTGATCTATAAGTTGGGGCACTGGTAACTGCTGGTGCCAAGAAAAATCACAAGTTACATAACGATTTTTCTTTTCTGCATGAATGTGtgtataatcaaaatataacacaagCGTAAATCCTAGCTATGTGCATCACTTTAGGTCATACAAATACATATATGGATTTTATACACTTACAGAAGTGTGAAATTGGTTTCTAAGATAGACTAAGATAGCAAAACCACTGAAATATACATCTATCAAAGAATTTCTACTATCTACCGACATAATATAATCCATGTATAGTGTgctctagagagagagagagagaaagagagagagcaaGAAAATCGAACCCTACGAGTGGGAGAAACATGGGAAGAGAGTAAACAGAATAGATCTTTCATACGCATTCGTCGCTCTTTCTCCCTGAGGTTTCGTTTTTCCCTCAACGACAATGAGCTTCCTTCTCCTATTTCTTTTTCCCTCTccattcttttttcttctcttttaagCTTTTATATATGCTGCtatgtttctctttttgtttcacTCCACATCTCTCTATatattaagagagagagagagagagagagtaattaTAGTACGCAATTTTGAGAGAACAAGCTGCGTAATTGTAGTAGAAAGTGATGTTTTCCCAATAAAGTCATGGCTTTATAATTGCGCCCGTGAGCTTACACACTGCTTAATAATGCCTTTTTACATATGTATTTGGTACCAGGATATAGCTAGTTTTCATAGATTCAGTTTTACATGGGTAAGAACTTTTCGGGGACTTTATATTTAACTCTAGGTTTTGGTCCAGTGAATTGCTCGGCAGTGTATTAGGTTTGTAGAAAAttattgtcaaaaaaaaaaatcttgtcaAACTATTCAAATAGCGTAAATTAGTGAGAGGACATGTTAATAGAGATATGATCAATGCCGTGCAAAAGTATGCAATGTTACCAATCGGAAAAAACACAGGAAAAATGTTTTCTATTACCGACTGAAAGAGACAAGTAGACAAACAGCCATGTTCAACTACTTAGGTGCACATCCGCACACATTTATCATCCAAAGTTTTCACATGTCATGAGCTGTGATTATTCAACGTCACCAACTTGCATTACTCGACATACCAGAAATGGATACATTAATCCATTCCTTACAGACAATACTTAAAAGACTTTTGGCAAAACTGTTGAACATAAGTCATTGGTGATGTTGCTTATGAAAAGGACCTGGAACTTCTAAAATCTACATGTATAAACtaacaaattaaacaaaaacactTTAACCGTGGACATGAATACGAAGACATGAAATTAGGACAAAACTATACGCAAAGAATGAGAACGAATTTTTGTTGCACATGCAAACTATGTAGTTTGGAACTTTTTAGAGAGTATATATCCTTCCACCATGAATTGAATCAGCGGTTTCTAATTTTTGTACGTTATTGATAATTAAAATGGTTAATCACTAGAACAATTCATTGTTTGTCGGGTTGTATGTTAGATTTACTGTATCTTTGACTTttgagcatatatatataactgaacGAAATCGGCTTGTAATTAatggtttattatttttatttatttttatttttattttttttctaatttaacaaaaaaaaattaaaaaacaaaccaatcgcggaccgtcACGTACAGGTGGAGTACGGTGCAAAACACACACAGCAAACGTTTTTTATTTTGCCAATTTCGCATAAGGTTTTTTCTAAAACCTGGACCCCCCACCGCTTTAGAAAAAAGGACGCGTgctctaaaatatttttcacaTGTCATTCAGCTGAAATCACTTTAGTACCCAAATCACCCAGGAATGACTTTTTCCCTTCTTTTCCCTGACCGATAAACCAAATTagtatttttagttaaaaatacagcATTTGAAAATTGATAAAAAGAAGTTAGCCGCAAAGGAAAAATCAAAGAACTACCTATTACTGTATATCTGTCATCTAGCCGTGTTCTTAAACACTGCTATAAGAGCATGAGCAGCAGCGAACTTGCAATTCCCGATttccaatgtttttttttattattttaattttttttttcgtttaattttaaaatatatatatatatatatatatataaacgaaTCTATTGTGGACCGCCACGTGTCGTGGGACCCGCAGAATAGTAACGAGACGGTATCACTCCAGCGAACCTGCACGAACCGAATTCattaaaaaatgattatttcaatattttttcgcTTCGAAAATCGTGTGAACTTTACTCAACATTTTTCAATGCGGATGGTCTAAGTGTTAACTTTTTCTTATATGCATTTTCCACGTGTACTTTTTCAAACGTTTGAATACCACCACATGAAACTAGCTATTTAAACAAGTCATAGGTTTGAACTTTGGTTCCTCATCATGTTAATCATATTGGTTCGTCAATCGTCCCGACAAAATTTAAATCATCCAAGACGCTAAGTATGATTAAAGATTGTTTTAGGTGACCTATCTTTACTATATCTAAAAGTTAGCAGAgtaactttataaatatttaaatatttctagattaaaaaaaattatggaaaaacataaatgaatattaaaacagTTATTAATAGGATGATTAAGCTAAATTTaacacaaaagaaagaaaaggatgAAGATTAAGAGAGATATAGATTAAATTAATCAGATAGGTAGtattcatataaaattattctatttCATATATTCAAGCTGAAACTTGAAAAATCTAAACATATGTGACAAAATATGATTGGATAGTACTTTGCATTAAATCCATTCCATGGTCTACCATAAgcaaataacatatatagatgattttgtttttaataacaagtaggggtgggcaaaaaacccaaaccgaaccgaaccgaaccaaaccaaccgaagttaaaccgatccaaaccaaaccgtgTTTTTTACATAACCTAATTGGTTCATGTTTTATTCAACCCgaatggtttggtttgggtttaaaccgaaccaaaccgataaTTCagtatatttttatctatatatatatatatatacatattagcatattgtaaattttagttaaagtttcgttttccattttttcttaacttccatatatttttaaaaaattccaaatatgattcaaattactattatatatatattatctaatcctAATACCTAAAGATtgtactgaaaacaaaacctaaaaatataaGCATCTAAATCGTAGCCGTCTCGTCtcgttcatcttctccaatttCCATTGTCTAAAggtaaaattatataacaaagTTATTATAGGatcgataaaaacaaaaaggtagatgcaaataattttttagttaATAGGTTTTGGAATGCTTAGATTAAAAATAGTCTGCTCTTTGcctattatatatgtatttgttcCTTTGACGTGGTTAAGAGTTTTGTCATGAAACTTTAAATTGGTTACAACTCACTGTTTCTAATGAAAAGAGAGAGTAACTGAACGTTCtttctatttaaataatttaattaacaaCTTCTATGTTTTCTGTGTAGATGAATAACCAAAACAAAGCCAGCGGTAAAAGAAAGGAATCTGATTCTCCACCACTACCGCCAAAGCCAAAAAGAAAACTACCAACACGATCACCGGCGTGGGAAGTTTTTACGAAACTTAAAGATGATGAATCAAAGTGCTCATGCAATTATTGTGGTAAGATCTATTCATGTCCTTCCACAAGTGGAACTAGCACTATGATGTCACACATGAAGAAGTGCAAAGATCATTTAGATTCCCTCGAATCTGATTCTCAGCAACACTTGTCTAGTGGTGGAAATAATGTTTATGGTGGTAAAAGTGTTGGTATGACTAAACCTTTTGATCATGTGGTGTGCAAGAGAGCAACAATGAAAATGATTATCATGGATGAGTTGCCATTTTCTTTTGTTGAGAATGAAGGGTTTAGACAGTTTTGTGAGACTGTTATTCCTTGGTTTGGTATTCCATCACGAAGAACAATTACGAGGGAGGTTGTTGGTATGTATAATGCTGAGAAAACTGCATTGAGGACTACTTTAAGCCTAAATAAGCAAGCGATTTCTTTTACCACCGATATATGGACTGCTATTACAACTTTGAGTTATATGGTTATAACTGCTCATTTCATTGATATGGATTGGCAACTGCATAGAAGAATTATTAGTTTTAGTCCTATTCCTGATCATAAAGGAGAGACCATTGCAAATCAGTTTATAAGATCTTTGGATGATTGGGGTATTGAGAAAGTGTTTTCTATCACACTTGATAATGCAAGCAACAATGATAAAGCAATCAGCATTTTGAAAGATCGGCTGCTCCAAAAGAACAATGATGCTTTGATGATGAATGGTGAATTTATGCACATACGCTGTTGTGCACACATACTGAATCTGATTGCCAATGAAGGGTTGGATGATATAAGTAAGAGCATAATAAGTGTTCGTCATGCTGTCAAATATGTGAGGTCTTCTACTTCAAGACTAGAATCTTTTAAGCGTTGGGTGGAGGTTGAGAAGATAACAAGAGGAAGTGTGGTATTGGATTGTGTTACTAGGTGGAACTCAACTTACTTGATGCTGAGAAGTACACTTAAATATCAAACTGCATTTGAAAGGATGGCTGATATGGATAAGCCGTATGATGCATGGTTCAAAGAACTTGATTCTAATGGAAAGGTGAGGAAAGGACCTCCAACAGCTGTTGATTGGGACAAAACACGGCACATGGTAAAGTTCTTGAAGTCTTTCTATGACTCAACTTTAGCCTTCTCTTCTTCCATAAAAATAACATCAAATGGTTGTTATAATGAGATATGCAAAATTCAGTCAAGTGTCGAGAATATGGCTTATAGTCAAGACGTTGATTTAAAGGATATGGCTTCTGCAATGACAACCAAGTTTGCTAAATATTGGGAAGGTACTGAGAAGATCAATAAGATATTAATAGTGGCTGGTATACTTGATCCTCGTCGCAAAATGGTTTTCACAGAGTACAGCTTTGAAATTATCTATGGAAGAGGTAATCCAAAGTACAAAGAAATGTCTAAGTTGGTGATGGATGTTTTGGGGAGAATATTCAAGGTAtacaacactacaagaaaacatcgtaattctgacggacattctgacggaaaatgagatcctcggaatataccgatgaaataccgaggaaggcatattcctcggaaaaaaccgacgaatatccgaggatatattatagccgttggagagccgttggggattttaaaaattccgaggaaattccgaggaaagagccgttgccgtcggtattccgtcggaatttcctcggtactgTCGGCAtcatttcatctataaatacccgcacccccaacctcttcattcactccatttcttcatcctctcacatactatatttacacacgaatttgattgaaaaaagcatgtcttcttcaaattattatcgttcttggatcgatcgacctcatttggatccgaacacaagattgcttacggaagaataccaacgaggtataaccgaattcatggggttagttcaacgacaaccggaagcagaaacgggtatgttaagatgtccttgctctaattgtaaaaatagaaagattattaaagagtgggatgtttggactcatctatatttgaatgggtttacacgaagttacaaattttggtatcatcatggagaaactgattatgaatatggtagtactagcgaacctcagcctgcggttaggttagaagaaccaattataATGGATGTAGATTATAGTGTAGGTACtaagcagatggtaaatgatcattttagaggggaagatttactcaatgcagaagctatgagattttatgatatgttggatgctggaaagcaacccttgtacgaaagttgtagagatggtcattcagctttatcatctgcaacaagactgatgagcattaaaacatattataatttggctgaagactgtgttgATGCGATtgatgattttgtaaaaggtattctacctgaggataatgtagcacctggttcatactacgaggttcagaaactggtagctggtcttggtttatcgtatcaggtaatagatgtatgcagcgataactgcatgatttattggaagGCGGATGAagagcgggttacatgcaaattttgtggaaaggctcgttataaagatacgagtggaagagttccagtgccatttaaaaggatgtggtatttgcctttgacggaaaggttgcagaggttgtatcagtctgaatgcacagcgcaaccaatgagatggcatgcagagcattcaacaaatggtgagattagacatccttcagatgcaaaagcgtggaagcatttccaatcaaaatatctcgactttgcgtatgagagaagaaatgtctaccttggattatgtactgatggtttcagcccgtttggcaagagtggaagacattattctctatggccagtcattcttacaccatacaacttaccgccaaacttgtgcttgcgacgagagtttttgtttctctccattctcgttcccggaccagagcatcctaagaaaTCACTTGATGtatttcttcagccactaatatatgagttgcaacaactatgggctcaaggtgctgaaacatacgatgtttcatgtaaagaaaactttcaaatgcggacagtacttatgtggacaataagtgattttccagcatatggtatgttatctggatggacaacgcatagaagactatcatgtccatattgtcaagatgacacagatgctttccaactaaagaacggaaggaaaacatgttggtttgactgtcacagacgatttctaccacctcatcatccataccgcaggagtaagacttcgtttacaaagaacaagcaggtgtttgatggtccacctgaagaagttagtgggaaagatttgttgaagcagtttaggtattttgatgcagaaaggacgccataTGTAGGTGGagatgaaaacattcgagtcagtgcggttggagagctacataactgacacaaaaagagtattttctgggatctgccatactggaaggatcatctgctgaggcataatttagatgtcatgcatactgagaagaacttttttgacaatctcatgaacacgatccttaacgtTCAAGGTAAAataaaggataatttgaagtcaagactagatttagtcgatatatgtgctcgtt
This region of Brassica napus cultivar Da-Ae chromosome C5, Da-Ae, whole genome shotgun sequence genomic DNA includes:
- the LOC106356276 gene encoding transcription factor bHLH167-like, producing MEREKEIGEGSSLSLREKRNLREKERRMRMKDLFCLLSSHVSPTRRLPVPQLIDQATSYMIQLKEKVTYLKEKKKTLLEGEVGCRSERSSSSLLPKLSIHSRGSIIEMNLIISVNMKRLTLHELLGVFEEEGAQVMSANLQNLNDRTAYTIIAQAIISRIGIDPSRIEKRARDIIF